The segment ACAGGTAAGGTCTCCATGAAAGGTTCAGATAACATTTGGCGCTATCGAAAATATTTCACCGTAATAGGGGGTTTCCGTCCGAAAGCGATGATAAGCTCATCAATTCCATCCAAAAAAACTTTCTCTCCAAAGAACGATTATGTATAATCATTTATAGATGGAGACACAGGAGGAGGAATAGAATGAGACAGCCACCGGTAAATCGGATCGCGCGTGACGCGATAAAAGCGTGGAAAATAACAGCAGCAATATATATTAGCGTCCTTTGGTTAGCGACTATCGGCGTAGCCATTATTACTTATAATTATACGGTTTCCTATTGGTTTATAAGTATTGCTGTACTAATCAGCGCCTTAAGTACATATTTATTTGTATTTTTGCTCCCTAAGATTCGCTGGAGGAGATGGCGTTATGAGGTTTTTGAACAGGAAATATATATACAACATGGGATATTAATTGTTTCGCGAACGTTGGTGCCAATGATTCGGGTACAGCATGTGGATACACAGCAGGGACCTATTTTGAGGAAATTCGGGCTGGCTAGTGTGACCATCTCAACTGCAGCAACAACCCATGAGATTCCGGCTTTACTCGAGGAGGATGCGTCAGATCTAAGGGATAGTATTTCTGCATTGGCAAGGGTGGATGAAGATGATGTCTGAACCTAAGCGCCTGCATCCAGCAGCAATTATATTTAATTTTATCAAGGGTATCAGGGAATTTATCTTTGTTCTTATATTTGGTTTTATTACATTTAGGGACCAGTCTTTTGGTTACTTTATTCTAATCGTATTACTTTTGGCACTTATTATCGTCGCCTATAGTGTTATTTCATGGTATCGGTATACGTATCGAGTGGAGGAGGAAGAGCTGCGCATTGAATATGGCATTTTTATTCGGAAAAAGCGGTATATCTCCAAAAATCGGATTCAATCTATCGACCTAACACAAGGTGTCATTCATCGTATATTTAAACTGGCAAAGGTTCAAATTGAAACGGCAGGTAGTGGAAATGGATCGGAGGCCTCGTTAAAAGCGGTTAAATTTACAGAAGCTCAAACGTTAAGAGATGAATTGAAAAATGAAGATACGCAAGCAACAGAACTAGATCCAGAAACAGAAGCAGAAACCACAAATCACCCCTTTTATAAAATTTCATTTAAACGGCTATTTGTCGCAGGATCTACGTCGGGGAGTATCGGAGTAATATTCGTTTTAGCCTTAGGTGCTTTGGAGTTTGAGCGATTTATACCGGATCGATTTTTTGACAATGCAATGAGTTGGGTTATTGGTTTAAGTATTATGTTAATCGTAGGATTCGCATTGGCACTTTTGCTATTCCTTTGGCTATTAGGAATAGCCGGAACTATGATCAAATATGGGAATTTTACCATTACAAAATATAAGGATGAGCTGTTTATCACACGAGGTCTACTCGAGAAAAAGCAGATAACGATACCACTTGGCAGAATTCAAGCGGTCGGCATTCAAGAAAGTGTGATAAGACAACCGCTGGGATTTGTTACTGTATTTGCTGAGGTAGCTGGAGGCTCTCTGGATCAAGGAGAAGACTTCTCTACTGTTTTATTTCCGATTATGAAAAGAGATGAAGTAGAGGAATTTTTGCAGGAAATTCTACCGGATTATGCAGAGCAGCCTCAAGATTTTAACCCGCTGCCTAAACGTGCGCTCACCTTTTATTTATTCCGCACGATGGTTCCGATTATTTTACTTGGGATTGCAGTAATGTTTCTCCTGCCACAGTTTAGCTGGGTGATAATCATTTTACTAATTGGCGGTTTATATCTAGGGTTTTTACGATATCGAGCTGGCGGATATTATTTGAAAGAGAATCGTTTAATGGTACGTTATCGCGTGCTTAGCAAAACGACAATGCTTATGTATCATAAACGGATTCAAGCATTCGAGAAAACACAACATAAAATTCAAAAGGCTAAAAAGTTAGCAACCCTAAAATTGTCCATTATTGGAAAACTGGGCACAGGGAAACACTACACTATAAAAGAACTGGACGAAGCTGATCTGGATCAATTATCGGATTGGTATTCCTATCGTAAATAAAATCGGAAAGCCGAGGTGGCTTTCCGATTTTATAATATATTAAGTCTCCCAAGTATCCCGAGTAAAACAAGGATGCCTACAACAATCCATATTATTTTTTTCTTAGAAACTCTCTTTTTCTTCCATCGATTTGGATCAAATTGGATGGAATCATCATCCTGGTAGCGCCGCCGGTTCCTCCAGGGGGAAAAGGGCTTGGCATTTGCCAGGACGAGCGGGGCGATCGCAAATCCGCCGATGAAGCCAAATATATGGGCGTTAACATTAATATTTGAGCGAACAAAAGTCATAATTAATCCAATAATAAATATGATCATGACGACTTGCGTGCTTCCCGGATCGATGAGATGTTTGCGGAATGCGATCATGAATACGTACATACCAAACAAACCATAAATGGCTCCAGATGCTCCAAGATGGGTATACCAAATGTCAGATGGGCCGAAAGCATATGTGGCAAGGTTCCCTGCTATTCCGGCCCCGAAATAAGCAACAAGGAATTTAGCTTTTCCCAGCATTTGCTCTAGGGCTGGACCAAATAATACAAGTGCAAATGAATTAAATAACATATGCGTGAGACCAGCATGCAAAAATACGGGAGTAAATAGGCGCCAGTATTGTCCTTGATCAATTAAAAAATTGCTGCCAACACCCCATTGGTAAAGAACTGTTCCAAACTGAAGTTGCAATAGATCGATGAGTAACCATAAAGCGATATGTATAATGACTAATCCTGCCACAATTGGATAGAACTGAATAAACTCCTTCACGCTTCTTTCCGTTCGAATAAACATATGGAGTTTGCCCCCTTTAGTAAAAAGATTTTATTTTATAGGAAACTCGGGTACTATTATTTTATGAGTGTATTACCATTATAATCGCAGTAAAATATGAAATACAGTGATTTGTCAAAGAAGGGTAAGGAATTTGATGATAAAAGGTATTGGGATTGATTTAATAGAATTGGATCGTATTCAAAACAGTATGGAGAAAAATAATCGATTTGTTGATCGAATTTTAACACAAAATGAAAAAAATGTATTTACCCAATTGCAAAACAGGCGAAGAAAAACGGAATTTCTTGCTGGAAGGTATGCCGTGAAAGAGGCATTTGCGAAGGCGAATGGTACAGGAATTGGGAAATTGAGCTTTCAGCATATCGAGGTAACCGTAGATGAAAATGGGGCTCCATTTATGAAAGTGCGCGGGTTTGAAGGGGAAAATATATTTATATCGATTACGCACAGCAGGGATTATGCAGCAGCCCAGGTCATTATTGAGGATAATTAACAGTGCATATTTACCATGGTTGTCTCATATATTCTAGTGCGGGTAGGAGGGAACGAAGTGTATATTGTCACCGCAAAAGAAATGTACGATATTGATCACTACACAATGCAGGAAATTGGAATGGATGGAAAGCTTTTAATGGAGAATGCGGGAAGGGCTATCTGCGCCCGAATGGATGCGGGTCTGAGTAAGGGAAATCGTATAACCGTGTTTGCAGGTTCCGGAAATAATGGCGGAGACGGATTTGTCATCGCAAGGACGTTGCTGAATCAGATGTACGTGGTTCACGTTGTACAAGTGGTTCAGGACGCGAAAATTACCGGCGATGCGCTTTATCATAAGCATTTATTTTTAAAATGCGGGGGGTCATTACGAACGCTTGAGGCTGAGAATGATATAAATGGCATCATAAAGCGTTCTGATGTAGTCGTTGATGCCATGATAGGGATAGGTATCAAAGGGAAGCTGCGAGAAGCCCTAAACAGGATTGTATCTGTTTTAAATGATTCAGATGCTTGTATCGTTTCTGTCGATATTCCATCAGGCCTTCCAGCAGATGAAGGGGCCCTCGCCGCTGCTGAGTTTACAGCTGTACAAGCAGATTATACGTTTGTTGTCGGTGCTCCGAAAATGAGCGCATTTCTAGAGGCTACCGCACCTTTTTATGGAGACTGGGAAACAGTTTCTATTGGTTTTCCTGAAGCGGTTTTTCAGAAATATACCGATAAACACGTATGGGGTCACGATGAATTCAGGCAAACAATGCCGGAGCGCAAAGTTTATGACCATAAAGGGGATCACGGACGAGGGCTCGTTATTGGTGGGAGTAAAACAATGCCCGGGGCACTAGCAATGACAGTGAAAGCAGCGCTGAAAGCTGGATCAGGATTAATTACGGCAGGGACTTCTGAGGAGGTTATTCGTGTGATTGCTTCTGAAAGTGTTGAGGCTACGTATCTAGTAGTTTCGGAGACAAACGGTCATTTAACGAATGACACGCCTGTTTCACTTGAAGGTTATGATGCGATTGCGCTAGGGGTTGGCATGGGGCAAAACGAGGAAACACGTTCACTTGTCCATCGTCTACTTGATCAGGCCGAGAGCCCAGTCGTTATTGATGCGGATGGCTTACACCATACCAAATCGGACCTGTCCATATTAAGGGCGAGACCTGATCCTACGATCATGACACCACACCCGGGCGAAATGGCTATGCTGCTGGATATTTTTGTCCATGAGCTTTTATCAAAACCGTTTCAGTATTCCTTGGAATTTGCGCGAAGGCATAATGTCTATTTGGTACTAAAAGGAAAGCACACGATTATTACCACGCCGGGCGGCAAGCAAGCTGTAAATACGACTGGGAATCCGGGACTCGCCAAAGGCGGAAGCGGGGATGTACTTACAGGAATTATTCTAGCACAGCTAATGCAGAAGCAGAATATTTTCCAAGCATTGTGTAACGCATGTTTCATCCATGGTAGGTCTGCGGAATTATTAGTAGAAGATACACATTCTTACCATGATTTAATGGCATCTGATGTGATCGGTGGTATTTCAAAGGTATATCGTACTATTTTCTAATGTTGCGTGATAATTGTTCCCTAATGTTGACGAGACAAGGGAGATATGTTCATGAAAAAAAAGTTAAGTATTTGGGTGACGATTGCAATCGGTTTAATTTTAGTACTGGCCGCTTGTGGTGAAAAGTCGCAGGAAGATGTGGCCGGAGATTTAGAAGAAAACCTGGAAGATATGAGCGGGTATAAGGCTGAGGCAGTAATGGAAATGAACACAGGGCAGGAAAATCAACAATTTAATATAGACATTTGGCATCAAAATGAAAGTGAAGAAGAGGACTTTTACAGGGTAGGGCTGACAAATAATCAAGATGAACAAGGTAGTCAAATCATTTTGAAAAATGAAGATGGCGTGTTTGTGCTTACCCCGGCATTGAATAAACATTTCGAATTTCAATCAGAATGGCCGAACAACAGCAGTCAACCATATTTATATCAATCGCTTATCACCGATGTGTTAAATGATGAAGAGGCAGAATTTGAAGCAACGGAATCGAATTATGTTTTCAGGACAAAAACAAATTATCAAAGTAACAACAACCTGCCATTTCAGGAAATTCACTTTGATAAAGATACCCTTACACCAGTGCTTGTAAAAGTGCTTGACCAGGATCAAAATACATTGGTACAAGTGGAGTTTACAAGCTTCGATACTGATCCGAGCTTTGAAGAGGATGACTTTACAATAGATAAAAATATGGAAACTGCCGCAACGGTAGATGAGCCGGTATCAGGTGATGGAACCCAAGGTCAGCTGACAGTTCTTTATCCAACGTATATGGCTGGTGCTGACTTAACCGAAAAGAAAGATGTTGAATTAGAGAATGGGAAAAGATCTATATTGACATTTGAAGGTGAAAAGAATTTCACACTTGTTGAAGAGACAACAGAAGTGCAGCCAACTTTATCCTCTCCGCAAGAAGTGAAGGGGGATATCGTAAATCTGGGTCATACTGTCGGAGCCATGTCGGACAATACGCTGGAATGGACTCATGATGGCGTAGATTTCACGTTGGCAAGTGAAGAATTAACAAGAGAAGAATTAATCGAAGTAGCCCAATCTGTTCAAAGTCAAGAAGTGAAATAATTTAGGGTGGTGATTACGCAGACTCGCAAGCGGAGAGGGGGGTCTGCTTTTTACTTTTGGCTGTTTTCGAGAGTGCTGTTGCTTTTAAATCTTTGGAGTTGATATAAAATTGCAATACTTGCCCGCCGTCCAGGATCGTTCCGGTCAGTCGCTTTCCGCGGGCACGTAGAACGACTCTAGGTTACCGACATTCGGATAATCCTGTCTGCACGGTCACGTAGAACCATTCCAATAATCTGGATGAAAAGACGATCCACTTCATACAAAGGGCATCAATCGTTCGCTTGATGGTCTTGTAACCCGGCATGATCATGCAGGATAATATCCACTTTGCACCGATACTGTCCTTAGAGAATTTATGGATTCACGGCGCCGAATAATAAGCGAGATGCATGGCGTAAAAGATTATGCCCGTCAATACACGGCAGATGTAAGGCGGTGCACATTGGCAATGGTTGATAGTAGGTCAGGAATTAGGCTGTGTTTGCAAAAGAATTGTCACTGTTTCGCATTCTATATCTTTGGTATCAAAAGCAATAAACTTTTAGAAAACAGTCTCACTTTTCATTGACAGATGCACGTGAAAGATAAATAATGATAATAATCATCAATGTAAAAAGGAGCTCTTGTTGTGACGGACCATTTTTATAGAGATACGTGGGTAGAAGTAAATCTTGATGCAATTGGGTATAATATCAAGCAAATGAAGGAAAAACTACCTAAAAGTAGCAATATAATTGCAGTAGTAAAAGCAGACGGATATGGTCATGGGAGTGTACCGGTTGCTAAAAGAGCATTAGAGGCTGGAGCCAAAGCCTTAGCTGTTGCATTACTGGAAGAAGCACTCGTATTACGGGAAGCTGGCATCGATGCACCTATACTAGTGCTCGGCCGCACTTCTCCAGAAGCTGCACCAGTCGCATCTGATCATGACATTACGCTGACATTTTTTCAAGAAGAATGGCTGCAGGAAGTTAATACCTATAAATTGGAGAAAAATTTAAAACTCCATATGAAATGGGATACGGGCATGGGGAGGATTGGTATCCGCACGGAAGAGGAATTAAAAAATATCCTGGATGCATTAAATAAAAATCCAAGCATATATTTAACTGGAGTGTTTACACATTTCGCTACTGCCGATGAGGAAGATTTGACTTATTTTTACAAGCAAAAAGCACGCTTCGGGGCATTATGGGCTTTCTTTAAGGAAAACTGGCCACACGATGCGTCCATTCATATTGGCAATAGTGCTGCTTCGATTCGCCTACCGGAGGAGATGCATGATTATATTCGCTTCGGTATTTCAATGTATGGATTGTATCCATCAGGGGCGGTGAAGGCTAAAAGGCAGATTGATTTAAAACAAGCCTTCTCCTTGCATAGCAGACTCATTTCTGTGAAAAAGATAGCCCCCGGTGAGTCTGTAAGCTACGGGGCTACCTATACAGCGGAAAAATCGGAATGGATTGGTACGATCCCTATTGGGTATGGGGATGGATGGATACGCAAACTCCAAGGCATTTCTGTATTAGTGGATGGGAAGCGCATGCCCATTGTCGGCAGGATTTGTATGGATCAGACGATGATTCAATTAGACACGGAATACCCAATCGGTACAAAGGTGACGTTAATCGGTGCGCAAGATAGTGACGTCATTGAAATGGATGAAATAGCAAATTATGTAGATACGATTAATTACGAAATTCCATGTATCATTAATAAACGCGTTCCACGGATTTATACCCCAAATAAATAGTAATAAACGACAAAACATAAGATTTTTTGAAAGAAATTGCCAGAACCCTTTGCAAACGTTAGAATTCAATGGTATCATATAAATGAATTTATAAGAGTTCGTTCAACAGTTGGCGGAGGTGTTTAGTTTTGTCAGAGAGCTTGCAGGAGGTCTTAGTGAAGTTACCAACAAACCTATTGAATGAGGTGGATGGATTAATGAAATACGAAAACAGTGATTTAAGTGATTTCATAAGTCAGGCGACGAAAAACTACCTGGATCAAAAGAGAGATGAGCATATACAACAATTTCGCGAAACGATGAAGAAGGGTTATCAGGAAATGGGACGGATTAATTTAACAATCGCTTCAGAAGCCTTTCAGGCCGAAGAGGAGGCTGAAAACACCCTCGAGCGCTCTGTGATAGGGGTGTAGCGATTTGATCGTTCAAAGAGGCGAAGTATATTTCGCCGACCTTTCCCCTGTGGTTGGATCAGAGCAGGGGGGCGTACGCCCGGTATTGATCCTGCAAAATGATATAGGAAATCGCTTTAGCCCTACGGTTATTGTTGCCGCGATTACAGCACAGATTCAAAAGGCTAAACTGCCGACGCATGTAGAAATAAATGCAAAACGTTATGGATTTGATCGTAATTCTGTAATCTTGCTGGAACAGATTCGAACCCTGGATAAACAGCGTTTGACAGACAAAATTACAAAATTAGATAATGAAATGATGAAGAAAATAGACCAGGCATTAGAAATAAGTCTCGGACTTAAAGATATGTATGGTCATTAGGAAGGCCCTTGTCACTTGAGCGACAAGGGTTTTTTAGTGCACAGATTTTATCTTTTGGCATAATTTCATAAGATTATATGTTACAATAGAGTCGACACAATAAAGGAAGCTTAGTATATTATGGGTATTTTGCGCGAAAATTGCCGAGATATAGAGATATGTATTACTTTATAGTTGATATTTAAATGGAGGCTAGGCGAATGGATGAGAAATTTAAATACATTGTACTAGATAACAGTGAAATAATTGTTCAGATGTGGATGGATGAAATTAATTCACTGAAACAAGATAATTATACAGCTACAATTTCGGATGAGTTGTTTGAAAGTACGAACAGAGAGTTTGTAAATGTTATATTCACTAGTATCAAAAATCAAGGCAACATAAAAGCTGTTGAGGATTTTTCCGAGAAAATCATTAATTTGGGATGGCCTCTGAGTTATATTACAGACGGCTTACAAGTGTTCAGAAGAGTGACGGTGGATTATATATTAAGTCAGTCCGAACAAGTAGACTCAAGCTTTATCTCAGATGTATTAAAGAGTGTAGATGAATGGGTTGAACCAATTATTCGTCTATTAGTGAATGAATATTCGGGTAGTTGGGAACACACGCTCTCCATGCAGCGGGTTGCCTTGCAGGAATTATCTGCACCACTTATCCCAGTCGTGGACAGTATTACTGTAATGCCGCTGGTCGGTACAATTGATACGGAGCGGGCAAAATTAATTATGGAGAACTTGCTTGACGGTGTGATGAAGCACAATTCAGAGGTTGTATTAATTGACATAACGGGTGTTCCCGTCGTTGACACTATGGTCGCCCATCATATTATTCAAGCAGCTGAAGCAGTGAGACTCGTGGGGGCAACTTGCATTCTTGTCGGGATCCGTCCGGAAATTGCACAGACAATCGTCACTCTCGGCATCGATCTGGATAAATTCCCTACAAAAAGCTCATTGAAAAAAGGCTTTATAAGCGCTCTGGAAATCACTAACAGACAAATTGTTGATCTTGAGAATAAAGGTGAAGATATTGAAAAACTAATTGAATCTTTACAAGGGAAGTGAAACAAGTGCGAATACCAATTCTTAAATTAAACAATTATTTATTAGTGTCTATCCAAACAGAGATAGACGATAAGACGGCTATACAATTTCAGGAAGACTTATTGGATAAAATCCACAAAAATGGTTCATCCGGAGTAGTGATTGACTTAACATCCGTGGAGGTCATCGATTCGTTTATTGCGAAGGTACTCGGGGACGTTGTTACTATGTCAGATCTCATGGGGGCAAAGGTAGTTTTAACAGGTATCCAGCCAGCGGTTGCCATGACCTTGATTGATTTAGGTATTCACTTAAAAAATGTCCCAACGGCTTTAGACCTGGAACAAGGACTTGTTAAACTTTACCAGGAATTGGGGGAATAGCTATGGAAACTCAATCCCGCATGAATATTCAACAAGAATTGGATATTGTTGGTGCCAGGCAGCTTGGCCGTGACATTGCAAAAAAAATCGGATTCGGCACCGTTGATCAGGCGCGTATCGCAACGGCGATATCTGAATTAGCTCGTAATATCTACTTATATGCAGAAGATGGACAAATTTGCTTTGAAGTGATTGACAACCTCGGTCGAAATGGGATGTCTATTATTTCTATTGATTCAGGACCTGGGATAAGTGATATATCTCTCGTCATACAGGACGGTTATACGACTTCCGGCGGCTTAGGTGCAGGACTTCCAGGTGTAAAACGTCTAATGGACGAGTTTGATATACAATCGGAAGCTGGTAGTGGCACAAAGATAAAAACGGTCAAATGGCTCAAGTAATCAACGAAATCGGCTCTTTCGCCGATTTCTACTAATCTGACCTTTTACTTATGGCCTTTAGAAAAACACCTGTATAATATAGTTATGGGGGATAAAAACGATGGATAAGACGATGAAACTAGATGCAGCAAATTATAAGGATTTACTGAAACATTATATTGAAACTCGAGACGAACAATCATTGTACGGTGTTGAACAAGTCAGCAAGTCGTTTATTAGTAATAATATTCTCCCGGAAGAGATTATCAATTTGCATATACAGGCATTGAGCGATATATACCCGAATCTCTCTGAGGAGTTCCAGCATTCGATGGACTTTTTGCTGGAAGCAATGATTTCTTACGGGCTGGCACATCAGGAATTTCAAGTATTGCGGGAAGAACAAATGACAATGAAATCGGAAATATCTGTTGCTGCAAGTATGCAGGACAGTCTGCTTCATACGACAAAACCTGAAATAGATGGCCTCGATATAGGTGTCATAAGTGTTCCGGCACATCAGATGAATGGAGACTACCATCATTTTATAAAAGGAAAGGATGGGTCAATCGGTATTACCATTGCTGATGTTATCGGAAAAGGCATACCTGCCGCATTATGTATGTCCATGATCAAATATTCCATGGAGAGCTATCCGGAAGAATCTATGTATCCAAAGGCTATATTAAAGAATTTAAACCGAGTTGTAGAACGAAATGTTGACGCCAGCATGTTTATCACCATGTTACACGCACAATACCTCCCCACGGAGAATACACTTCAATACGCTTCAGCAGGTCATGAACCGGGCTTTTTCTACAATTCTGAAACAAAGGTCTTTGAAGAGATTACAGCAAAAGGGCTTCTTCTAGGCGTTCTTCCTGATACGGATTATAAACAATATGAAAGAAAACTTCATAAGGGTGACATGGTTGTATTGTTAACAGACGGCGTCACGGAAAGTAAAGATGGGGAAAGGTTTATTGAAAGGGAAGAGGTATTGGATGTTATAAGTCAATATGCTCATCTGCCCGCACAGGAAATGGTTAACCGTGTTTATAAGCATTTTGAGCGGATGCAAGACTTCCAATTAAGAGACGACTTTACCTTATTAATTCTAAAAAAAGATGTTTAATGTGGCTTGTAAATGGGTAAATGTAAAAAGCAATTATAATTAAAATACGGCTTAAGTAAAGTGATCATAATGATAAATCATACAGTCGTTTCAGGAGGTTAAATCATGAATTTAGTGGTTGATGTTGTTGAACAAAATCAAGCATCTACGGTTAGCCTTTCAGGTGAAGTGGACGCCTACACAGCGCCTGAATTAAAAGCTAAACTTCTGCCGCTCACTAGTCAGCAGGGACATACGGTGAACG is part of the Virgibacillus sp. NKC19-16 genome and harbors:
- a CDS encoding PH domain-containing protein encodes the protein MRQPPVNRIARDAIKAWKITAAIYISVLWLATIGVAIITYNYTVSYWFISIAVLISALSTYLFVFLLPKIRWRRWRYEVFEQEIYIQHGILIVSRTLVPMIRVQHVDTQQGPILRKFGLASVTISTAATTHEIPALLEEDASDLRDSISALARVDEDDV
- a CDS encoding PH domain-containing protein is translated as MSEPKRLHPAAIIFNFIKGIREFIFVLIFGFITFRDQSFGYFILIVLLLALIIVAYSVISWYRYTYRVEEEELRIEYGIFIRKKRYISKNRIQSIDLTQGVIHRIFKLAKVQIETAGSGNGSEASLKAVKFTEAQTLRDELKNEDTQATELDPETEAETTNHPFYKISFKRLFVAGSTSGSIGVIFVLALGALEFERFIPDRFFDNAMSWVIGLSIMLIVGFALALLLFLWLLGIAGTMIKYGNFTITKYKDELFITRGLLEKKQITIPLGRIQAVGIQESVIRQPLGFVTVFAEVAGGSLDQGEDFSTVLFPIMKRDEVEEFLQEILPDYAEQPQDFNPLPKRALTFYLFRTMVPIILLGIAVMFLLPQFSWVIIILLIGGLYLGFLRYRAGGYYLKENRLMVRYRVLSKTTMLMYHKRIQAFEKTQHKIQKAKKLATLKLSIIGKLGTGKHYTIKELDEADLDQLSDWYSYRK
- a CDS encoding rhomboid family intramembrane serine protease, with protein sequence MFIRTERSVKEFIQFYPIVAGLVIIHIALWLLIDLLQLQFGTVLYQWGVGSNFLIDQGQYWRLFTPVFLHAGLTHMLFNSFALVLFGPALEQMLGKAKFLVAYFGAGIAGNLATYAFGPSDIWYTHLGASGAIYGLFGMYVFMIAFRKHLIDPGSTQVVMIIFIIGLIMTFVRSNINVNAHIFGFIGGFAIAPLVLANAKPFSPWRNRRRYQDDDSIQFDPNRWKKKRVSKKKIIWIVVGILVLLGILGRLNIL
- the acpS gene encoding holo-ACP synthase, with translation MIKGIGIDLIELDRIQNSMEKNNRFVDRILTQNEKNVFTQLQNRRRKTEFLAGRYAVKEAFAKANGTGIGKLSFQHIEVTVDENGAPFMKVRGFEGENIFISITHSRDYAAAQVIIEDN
- a CDS encoding NAD(P)H-hydrate dehydratase, with product MYIVTAKEMYDIDHYTMQEIGMDGKLLMENAGRAICARMDAGLSKGNRITVFAGSGNNGGDGFVIARTLLNQMYVVHVVQVVQDAKITGDALYHKHLFLKCGGSLRTLEAENDINGIIKRSDVVVDAMIGIGIKGKLREALNRIVSVLNDSDACIVSVDIPSGLPADEGALAAAEFTAVQADYTFVVGAPKMSAFLEATAPFYGDWETVSIGFPEAVFQKYTDKHVWGHDEFRQTMPERKVYDHKGDHGRGLVIGGSKTMPGALAMTVKAALKAGSGLITAGTSEEVIRVIASESVEATYLVVSETNGHLTNDTPVSLEGYDAIALGVGMGQNEETRSLVHRLLDQAESPVVIDADGLHHTKSDLSILRARPDPTIMTPHPGEMAMLLDIFVHELLSKPFQYSLEFARRHNVYLVLKGKHTIITTPGGKQAVNTTGNPGLAKGGSGDVLTGIILAQLMQKQNIFQALCNACFIHGRSAELLVEDTHSYHDLMASDVIGGISKVYRTIF
- a CDS encoding LolA family protein; this translates as MKKKLSIWVTIAIGLILVLAACGEKSQEDVAGDLEENLEDMSGYKAEAVMEMNTGQENQQFNIDIWHQNESEEEDFYRVGLTNNQDEQGSQIILKNEDGVFVLTPALNKHFEFQSEWPNNSSQPYLYQSLITDVLNDEEAEFEATESNYVFRTKTNYQSNNNLPFQEIHFDKDTLTPVLVKVLDQDQNTLVQVEFTSFDTDPSFEEDDFTIDKNMETAATVDEPVSGDGTQGQLTVLYPTYMAGADLTEKKDVELENGKRSILTFEGEKNFTLVEETTEVQPTLSSPQEVKGDIVNLGHTVGAMSDNTLEWTHDGVDFTLASEELTREELIEVAQSVQSQEVK
- the alr gene encoding alanine racemase produces the protein MTDHFYRDTWVEVNLDAIGYNIKQMKEKLPKSSNIIAVVKADGYGHGSVPVAKRALEAGAKALAVALLEEALVLREAGIDAPILVLGRTSPEAAPVASDHDITLTFFQEEWLQEVNTYKLEKNLKLHMKWDTGMGRIGIRTEEELKNILDALNKNPSIYLTGVFTHFATADEEDLTYFYKQKARFGALWAFFKENWPHDASIHIGNSAASIRLPEEMHDYIRFGISMYGLYPSGAVKAKRQIDLKQAFSLHSRLISVKKIAPGESVSYGATYTAEKSEWIGTIPIGYGDGWIRKLQGISVLVDGKRMPIVGRICMDQTMIQLDTEYPIGTKVTLIGAQDSDVIEMDEIANYVDTINYEIPCIINKRVPRIYTPNK
- a CDS encoding CopG family ribbon-helix-helix protein translates to MSESLQEVLVKLPTNLLNEVDGLMKYENSDLSDFISQATKNYLDQKRDEHIQQFRETMKKGYQEMGRINLTIASEAFQAEEEAENTLERSVIGV
- a CDS encoding type II toxin-antitoxin system PemK/MazF family toxin → MIVQRGEVYFADLSPVVGSEQGGVRPVLILQNDIGNRFSPTVIVAAITAQIQKAKLPTHVEINAKRYGFDRNSVILLEQIRTLDKQRLTDKITKLDNEMMKKIDQALEISLGLKDMYGH
- a CDS encoding RsbT co-antagonist protein RsbRA — encoded protein: MDEKFKYIVLDNSEIIVQMWMDEINSLKQDNYTATISDELFESTNREFVNVIFTSIKNQGNIKAVEDFSEKIINLGWPLSYITDGLQVFRRVTVDYILSQSEQVDSSFISDVLKSVDEWVEPIIRLLVNEYSGSWEHTLSMQRVALQELSAPLIPVVDSITVMPLVGTIDTERAKLIMENLLDGVMKHNSEVVLIDITGVPVVDTMVAHHIIQAAEAVRLVGATCILVGIRPEIAQTIVTLGIDLDKFPTKSSLKKGFISALEITNRQIVDLENKGEDIEKLIESLQGK
- a CDS encoding STAS domain-containing protein, which translates into the protein MRIPILKLNNYLLVSIQTEIDDKTAIQFQEDLLDKIHKNGSSGVVIDLTSVEVIDSFIAKVLGDVVTMSDLMGAKVVLTGIQPAVAMTLIDLGIHLKNVPTALDLEQGLVKLYQELGE
- a CDS encoding anti-sigma regulatory factor; protein product: METQSRMNIQQELDIVGARQLGRDIAKKIGFGTVDQARIATAISELARNIYLYAEDGQICFEVIDNLGRNGMSIISIDSGPGISDISLVIQDGYTTSGGLGAGLPGVKRLMDEFDIQSEAGSGTKIKTVKWLK
- a CDS encoding PP2C family protein-serine/threonine phosphatase produces the protein MDKTMKLDAANYKDLLKHYIETRDEQSLYGVEQVSKSFISNNILPEEIINLHIQALSDIYPNLSEEFQHSMDFLLEAMISYGLAHQEFQVLREEQMTMKSEISVAASMQDSLLHTTKPEIDGLDIGVISVPAHQMNGDYHHFIKGKDGSIGITIADVIGKGIPAALCMSMIKYSMESYPEESMYPKAILKNLNRVVERNVDASMFITMLHAQYLPTENTLQYASAGHEPGFFYNSETKVFEEITAKGLLLGVLPDTDYKQYERKLHKGDMVVLLTDGVTESKDGERFIEREEVLDVISQYAHLPAQEMVNRVYKHFERMQDFQLRDDFTLLILKKDV